A stretch of the Cytobacillus luteolus genome encodes the following:
- a CDS encoding nucleotide pyrophosphohydrolase: MKSIYDKVIEFRDQRNWKQYHNEKDLAISISLEANELLENFQWRSSEEAVKDSKQNMKEEMADILIYLVQLADKLDVDLEEEVYKKLEKNAIKYPVNQE; the protein is encoded by the coding sequence ATGAAATCAATTTACGATAAAGTAATAGAATTCCGTGATCAAAGGAATTGGAAGCAATACCACAATGAAAAGGATCTAGCCATTTCAATTTCGTTGGAAGCGAATGAGCTACTTGAGAATTTCCAGTGGAGAAGCAGTGAGGAAGCCGTCAAAGATTCCAAGCAAAATATGAAAGAAGAAATGGCTGATATTCTTATCTATCTAGTACAGCTTGCAGATAAATTAGATGTAGATCTGGAAGAAGAAGTCTATAAAAAGCTTGAAAAGAATGCAATTAAATATCCTGTTAATCAAGAGTGA